The nucleotide window TATTCCCATCTGGTTATTTTATCTATCTAGATCTGTCTGACACAAAATTGCATATAGGATTTTATCCATAAGGTCCACAATCTTCAGTCACTTGTTCCATAacaatttaaattcaaattagcTTTagtaaaagaaattaaattactGTTAATTTACAGTGAAAGTAATACAATGTAGGCTGGgtagtttctttgtttctctccctctgtgtgtcaCTGGGTTTCCACACTGAGGTTTTAGGGTTTGAGGTGTCAAGTTTGTAGGGTATCTGACGCTTTGACCTTGGTTGATATTTCAACACCACACCACGTTTagctctgtctttcctcctttgttactttttcactttctcatgTCCATTGTGTTTCGGCTTCAGAgacagcaggtggagacagcAGCTTCATAGAGAACGACCAAAGTGCAAAGCGGCcaatgacagaggaggagaaacgtGAGCAAGTCAGAAGGTCagagtgcacacacagtgatgatACGGATGCAGAGCATTGCTGGTGACGTTTATAAGTAAGAtgatgtctgtgtctgtttttacaggCTAGAGGAGCTGATGCGGGTGAAGCAGGCGGAGAGGAGAGAGCGCGAGCGggcggaggaggtggagagggagaagcagcGGAGGAGGCAGGGCCAAGAGCTGCAGCAGATCCGCCAAAAACTGCAGGATGACGATATGAAGAAGCTAGCTGATCAGCgcaggaaagagaagatggaggacAAATTGGCAAGGTGAGGTCTCaatgaaaacacatctctgaacAAGGAAAAGTAGATCCAGGTGATGACCTGTGTGCAGAGGTGAAACCAGTTTATCATGTTGAAGGTGTGATAAAATGATCCAATGATGTCTTTATTCCTGTCAGACAAAGGGTTAAAGAGAAGATAGCacgagacagggaggagagagcgCAAAAGGTGGGCTGTCATCTGAAATTCGGTCTCTTCACttcccatttctttcttttaccaGCTCTGTTGGAACCAGTACCTtacatgactgttttttttttgtttgtttttgttttgccctGTTTAGTTTGGAGGTGGAGGACCTCCGAGCACAGCTGCATCATACCAACCTGCCCAGCCCAGCCCCTCATCACCCACCAGTCAGGGACCTCCACCCACTAAGAAGGAGTATGATGAGTCCAGGATACAGGTACAACCCTCAGTCATACTTGTTTTAGattcataaatatatttttttggcattaaaacataacatttaaaaatgtgagtCAACTCTTCTCATCCATTACCCACCTCTTCTCtcgtcatcctcctcctcttcttccccctcCGCTCCTCACAGGTGCGCCTGCTGGACGGCTCGACCATCACGACAGTCTTCAAGGCCCAGGAGCCGCTGGCGGCGGTGCGCGTCTATGTGCAGATGAACGGCAACACACCCGAGGGTCAGGACTTCACGCTGCTGTCGCCTTATCCCCGTCATGTCTACACTGAACTGGACATGGAGAAGCCCCTTAAAGAGCTGGGTGAGCACTCAGGTTGCATCATATAGCATTGAACAGGGCTTATAAGATGTGGTTGTCTTGTCCCTTTTGGGAATTGATCTTGTATGTGAAATGTACGCAGTATGTACATGATCAAACATGGGGATTACATAAATGTAATAACAGCATCTCTTTTTAAAGTATATGTTAATTCTCTGTCATGAAAGATACTTTCCATCATTCTTACTTTCCAAGTACCATAGACCTGAATTTGCCATTGAAAGAACTCACTTCATTCTCAGTGGACCATCTGTAGGAACTAAAAGACTCTGTTCAGACACCTACAGACTATATCTGAGCTTTGTCTCaactttcctctctgtctttttaggTTTGGTGCCTTCAGCTGTGCTGGTTGTTACCAAAAAGTGAGATCAGGAGGATCTGCTCTGTGAGCCTACCTCACCACTTCACAGCATCACCACCAGACACCAGAAACAGACTGATCCAGGAACAGAGACACCACCTTTTAGTATCACTCAACAAGCCAGCTAACTGAACTAAAGCAGAGATGGAGCTGGAGACTGTGTTCAGACAATGTGTAATACCTCTTAAAATGAAGATATGGATAAGTTACAAGGaaaaatggtttgttttttcaagaCTTAACTGAACGCAGCCCCTTATCATTTTGTGCTGATTTCACTGGCTGTAGATTGGTGTGTGCAGCGAGCTTGACAATGACCTTTATCGATAGAGAACAAAGTGAAGATAGCTGGCTTCTGACTGATACTGCTTCAAGGAGCACTGCTCATGGTCTCAgcaacacatttacaaaaactACACAGAACAAAATTGTTCAGTTTTAACCTGATCCTTACATAGCAAAGCACCACACACGACCTACTCGACTGGTTCCGAAC belongs to Lates calcarifer isolate ASB-BC8 linkage group LG8, TLL_Latcal_v3, whole genome shotgun sequence and includes:
- the ubxn1 gene encoding UBX domain-containing protein 1, coding for MAELTTLESLLEMGFDRNRAEKAVANTGNQGIEQAMDWLMEHENDPDIDEPYVPPVGNVLGGEAHSQSSTEQPTLADTAEETAGGDSSFIENDQSAKRPMTEEEKREQVRRLEELMRVKQAERRERERAEEVEREKQRRRQGQELQQIRQKLQDDDMKKLADQRRKEKMEDKLARQRVKEKIARDREERAQKFGGGGPPSTAASYQPAQPSPSSPTSQGPPPTKKEYDESRIQVRLLDGSTITTVFKAQEPLAAVRVYVQMNGNTPEGQDFTLLSPYPRHVYTELDMEKPLKELGLVPSAVLVVTKK